The Flavobacterium faecale genomic sequence ATCCAACTTCTATCAACAACAACAATCCTGCAAAAAGAACAAAGCCTCTAAATTTTTCGTCATAATCATAGAACTTCAATTCTTCGATTTCTGTAGTTTCGAGTTTGTTTATTTCGTTATAAATTTCGGCTAATTTGTCGTTGCTCGTTGCTCTAAAGTATTTACCATCCGTCTTTTTGGCGATAGACTGCATAAGTTTCTCATCAATTTCGACCTTCATTCTTTGAAACAAAATTTCTCCGTTTGGCGCTTGTGCATACGGGAACTCGGCCATTCCGTTGGTTCCAATTCCAATTGTGTACACTTTTATTCCGTATTGTTTGGCGATGTCTGCTGCGGTTTCTGGTTCGATAAAACCGGCATTGTTTACCCCATCAGTCAATAAAATAATCACTTTGCTTTTGGCTTTACTATCCTTCAAACGGTTTACGGCAGTTGCCAATCCCATTCCGATTCCGGTACCGTCTTGCAAAACTTGATCGTATTTAATGCTTTTTATCGCTTCGAGTACAACAGCCTTATCACTTGTAACAGGCGTTTTGGTATAGGCCTCAGAAGCATAAACTACTAATCCAATTCGGTCGTTTGGTCTTTCAGAGGCGAAGTTTGCGGCAACTTCTTTCAAACCTTCCATACGGTTAGGTTTTAAATCTTTGGCCAACATACTACCCGAAACATCGACTGCCATGACAATATCAATTCCTTTGGTTGTTTTTGTCTTATTACTAATATCGACTGTTCTTGGTCGTGCGAGCGCTATGATCAAAGAGCATAAAGCGACAATGCGTAAAACTCCCAAATAGG encodes the following:
- a CDS encoding vWA domain-containing protein, with amino-acid sequence MEQITFLNPQFFWLFLLIPFAIAWLFWKRKHQTPTLKISSTKGFKASTSFLVKFKPYLGVLRIVALCSLIIALARPRTVDISNKTKTTKGIDIVMAVDVSGSMLAKDLKPNRMEGLKEVAANFASERPNDRIGLVVYASEAYTKTPVTSDKAVVLEAIKSIKYDQVLQDGTGIGMGLATAVNRLKDSKAKSKVIILLTDGVNNAGFIEPETAADIAKQYGIKVYTIGIGTNGMAEFPYAQAPNGEILFQRMKVEIDEKLMQSIAKKTDGKYFRATSNDKLAEIYNEINKLETTEIEELKFYDYDEKFRGFVLFAGLLLLIEVGLRNTVYRSFI